A stretch of the Corylus avellana chromosome ca6, CavTom2PMs-1.0 genome encodes the following:
- the LOC132184892 gene encoding wall-associated receptor kinase 5-like, whose amino-acid sequence MGLSGKLLQIIALPGVVIIIFAIVAAEAAAAPTTTASIPTKAKPVCPTHCGDVEIPFPFGFTEGCYLDDSFRITCENSSTPNSPMIGNIRVRNISTDTHEILVMNWVGRECYQSNNSYYTNKPRIRLSKYTISNSKNRFTVIGCDTIAYLSGYQNGEEFKIGCSSQCPTPTNVGNGFCSGVGCCEVRFPYGLKNISIQVQSFNNHENVRNFNPCGYAFVVEKGQFNFSATYLQNYTNQTVPLVLDWAVGNLTCEEARNKPNFACKDITTTQCINILGGYRCQCKQGYRGNPYLLQGLGGCQDIDECLEGTHNCTNQHCFNIPGNYTCGDCKDGEGCPVDDVPPAIIGVVIGIGIGLTSTLGGSWWLYLEFQARISIKLKVNFFRQNGGSDLEKHLQRSTAKNAKIFTSEELKEAINNYDKRRIIGKGGYKGFLPDNTIVIKKSKTVDPDQANQFIKGIIQLFEIDHKNVVKLLGCCLETEVPVLVYEFVSERTLFEYIHGEDNTSTKRWETYLRIAVETADALSYLHSLDIIHGDVKPSNILLVDNFTAKISDFGISKLVPHDQNDVDTVVQGIHGYLDPEYLLTNQLTKKSDVYSFGVVLAALLTDVAPSTRSKKRRMVLAELLTDVAPSTRSPSTRPKKRRNVVMHFLFNNFLSLLKEILLSELLGYDIGEEGNKGVDEEGKGVDEEGNKDVDEEGNKDIDEEGNKGVDEEGKGVDEEGNKDIDEEGNKEQIKEVVKLVKMCLRLEGDERPTMEKLKNELEGILSKTKTHSSVNAHESNLEKQAEHDLLGGQKPHADVDCGSSICNISLGCWPTNVGM is encoded by the exons ATGGGGTTGAGTGGGAAGCTTTTGCAGATCATAGCACTGCCTGGAGTAGTGATCATAATATTTGCAATTGTGGCGGCGGAGGCAGCAGCAGcaccaacaacaacagcaaGTATTCCAACTAAGGCCAAGCCTGTCTGCCCCACGCACTGTGGAGATGTAGAAATTCCATTCCCATTTGGCTTCACTGAGGGCTGCTATCTGGATGACAGTTTTCGTATCACATGCGAAAACTCTTCGACACCAAATTCACCAATGATAGGTAATATCCGTGTAAGAAATATATCCACCGACACTCATGAGATTCTTGTCATGAATTGGGTAGGCCGAGAGTGTTACCAATCCAACAACAGTTATTACACGAACAAACCCAGGATCAGGTTGTCCAAGTACACCATTTCCAACAGCAAAAATAGGTTCACTGTTATCGGCTGTGACACTATCGCATACCTCAGTGGGTACCAAAATGGAGAAGAGTTCAAGATTGGGTGCTCATCCCAATGCCCTACCCCTACCAATGTGGGGAATGGGTTTTGCTCTGGCGTTGGGTGTTGCGAGGTAAGGTTTCCGTATGGACTCAAAAATATTAGTATTCAAGTACAGAGCTTTAATAATCACGAAAATGTTCGGAACTTCAATCCTTGCGGCTATGCTTTTGTTGTCGAGAAAGGCCAGTTCAACTTCTCCGCCACTTATCTCCAAAATTATACCAACCAAACGGTTCCATTGGTGCTTGATTGGGCAGTTGGGAATCTCACATGTGAAGAAGCTCGGAACAAACCGAATTTCGCATGTAAGGATATTACTACTACTCAATGCATTAATATCCTGGGCGGGTACCGTTGCCAGTGCAAGCAAGGTTACCGAGGGAACCCATACCTCCTCCAAGGCCTTGGGGGTTGCCAAG ACATTGACGAATGTTTGGAAGGGACTCATAATTGCACGAACCAGCACTGTTTCAACATACCAGGCAATTATACATGTGGTGATTGTAAAGATGGTGAAGGTTGTCCTGTAGACGATGTCCCACCAGCAATTATTGGGGTTGTCATTG GGATTGGCATTGGCTTAACTTCTACACTTGGGGGTAGCTGGTGGCTGTACTTGGAATTCCAGGCAAGAATATCTATTAAGCTTAAAGTAAACTTCTTTCGCCAAAATGGGGGTTCAGACTTAGAAAAGCATCTCCAACGATCCACCGCTAAAAATGCCAAAATCTTTACTTCTGAAGAGTTGAAGGAGGCTATCAACAACTATGACAAGCGTAGGATCATTGGCAAAGGAGGTTACAAAGGATTTTTACCAGATAATACAATTGTTATCAAGAAGTCCAAGACAGTGGATCCAGACCAAGCTAACCAGTTCATTAAGGGAATTATTCAACTCTTTGAAATTGACCATAAGAATGTTGTCAAACTCTTGGGCTGTTGTTTAGAGACGGAAGTTCCTGTGCTAGTCTACGAATTTGTCTCAGAACGTACACTCTTTGAGTATATACATGGTGAAGACAACACATCCACCAAACGATGGGAAACCTATCTAAGAATAGCTGTAGAAACAGCGGATGCACTATCGTATCTACACTCTTTAGATATAATTCATGGAGATGTCAAGCCCTCAAACATACTGCTTGTTGATAATTTCACTGCGAAAATCTCCGACTTTGGAATTTCAAAATTGGTTCCCCATGATCAAAATGACGTAGATACTGTAGTGCAAGGAATTCATGGATACCTGGATCCTGAATATTTACTGACGAACCAATTGACGAAGAAAagtgatgtttatagctttggagtggTCCTTGCGGCGCTACTAACAGATGTAGCTCCATCCACTAGgtccaagaaaagaagaatggTCCTCGCGGAGCTACTAACAGATGTAGCTCCATCCACTAGGTCTCCATCCACTAGgcccaagaaaagaagaaatgttgttatgcattttcttttcaataattttctttctttattgaaAGAGATTCTATTGTCTGAACTTCTTGGTTATGATATAGGTGAAGAAGGGAATAAGGGTGTGGATGAAGAAGGGAAGGGTGTGGATGAAGAAGGGAATAAGGATGTGGATGAAGAAGGGAATAAGGATATAGATGAAGAAGGGAATAAGGGTGTGGATGAAGAAGGGAAGGGTGTGGATGAAGAAGGGAATAAGGATATAGATGAAGAAGGGAATAAGGAGCAAATCAAGGAAGTCGTTAAACTTGTAAAGATGTGCTTAAGATTGGAAGGGGATGAGAGGCCTACTATggagaaattgaaaaatgaattagAAGGAATATTAAGCAAGACAAAGACGCATTCATCGGTTAATGCTCATGAATCAAATCTGGAAAAACAGGCGGAACATGACTTGCTTGGTGGTCAGAAACCTCACGCTGACGTAGACTGTGGAAGTAGCATATGTAACATTAGCCTTGGGTGTTGGCCGACGAATGTGGGCATGTAA
- the LOC132185078 gene encoding SKP1-like protein 1A, with product MVLSKIQTSSLSLSLSLPRSSSFSSGELFGHWRSCPYVAPVSLTPAQGSVSVSLTPATSSATEYSKKQVEAPKAAAASEERSTSDDDDLKAWDAEFVKVDQATLFDLILAANYLNIKSLLDLTCQTVADMIKGKSPEEIRKTFNIKNDFTLEEDEEVRRENQWAFE from the exons ATCCAAACATCCTCTCTCAGTCtctcgctctccctcccgcgcTCATCCTCTTTCTCCTCCGGCGAGTTGTTCGGCCACTGGCGAAGCTGTCCGTACGtcgctcctgtctctctcactccggcgcaaggttccgtctctgtctctctcactccggcgacgtCTTCGGCCACCGAGTACTCCAAGAAGCAGGTCGAGGCCCCAAAAGCAGCCGCCGCGTCCGAAGAACGCTCCACCTCCGACGACGACGACCTCAAGGCCTGGGACGCCGAGTTCGTCAAGGTCGACCAGGCCACCCTCTTCGATCTCATCCTA GCTGCAAACTATCTGAACATCAAGAGCTTGCTGGATTTGACTTGCCAGACAGTGGCTGACATGATCAAGGGCAAATCTCCTGAGGAAATCCGCAAGACATTCAACATTAAGAATGACTTCACACTAGAGGAAGATGAGGAGGTTCGCAGGGAGAATCAATGGGCCTTTGAGTGA
- the LOC132185079 gene encoding uncharacterized protein LOC132185079 has product MVKALKQRSQKMFSLSPSLSLPRAPSLLQRVHRPPEIPSQSLALPPVLTLSVLRRVFRPPEILSLHRSPSRAHPLCPSASSSAPAKLSVCRKVPSTVSLTPATSTATGEAPVSLSLRGSRRLSLSPPPVVTGVSMQSVLIGENLGGCAFVCGSLSFLDKIACGLALYVLQSFQSSSPAVHLTSPIHVYISVTRIGLGLIPPFCSLVGVAVTYTMKLHTPFSKPMMEPLLE; this is encoded by the exons ATGGTAAAAGCACTAAAACAGAGGTCACAGAAAATG TTCTCTCTCAGtccctcgctctccctcccgcgcGCACCCTCTCTCCTCCAGCGAGTTCATCGGCCACCGGAAATCCCCTCTCAGtccctcgctctccctcccgtGCTCACCCTCTCTGTCCTCCGGCGAGTTTTTCGGCCACCAGAAATCCTCTCACTCCAtcgctctccctcccgcgcTCACCCTCTCTGTCCTTCGGCGAGTTCTTCGGCACCGGCGAAGCTGTCCGTCTGTCGCAAGGTTCCGTCcactgtctctctcactccggcgacgtCTACAGCCACCGGCGAagctcctgtctctctctcactccggggAAGccgaaggctctctctctctcctccaccggtg GTGACTGGAGTAAGCATGCAAAGTGTTCTAATTGGTGAGAATCTTGGCGGCTGTGCATTTGTGTGTGGATCATTGAGCTTCTTGGACAAAATCGCATGTGGGCTTGCCTTGTATGTTCTTCAGTCGTTTCAAA GTTCCTCTCCAGCAGTTCATTTGACCAGTCCAATACATGTCTATATTTCAGTTACAAGGATTGGTTTGGGTCTCATACCACCATTTTGTTCACTAGTTGGGGTGGCAGTTACATACACCATGAAACTCCATACCCCTTTTTCGAAACCTATGATGGAGCCACTGTTGGAATAG